From Ignavibacteria bacterium, a single genomic window includes:
- a CDS encoding T9SS type A sorting domain-containing protein codes for MQKKFCLSLLFLFILVHFSSLAQVNDILIVNDNANSASAQLIKRALLDLGISVDLVSFSSHNSAIYNDYKLVIWSAGSNGAGTIFNDGNKRNALLQRALSEKKVWVEGGEVGSRYQLHPDSNFRRKVLHIRDGGWVNDATNNPLLFTIANHRIYNTPYVLTQPIIFKTPAATTDRDLLRLIPNDEGRKKVGGFTADTLQMAINTWSSSPNPATSHTLFTSFSFNAIEDSLIAKNLIQNIGMFLLTLDNTPQVLLMNPRDEEIWQAGTSQIIRWAKNKITHVKLEYKLRGEADWTLIADSVPAYQKDENGNVRIELDETGNFWGNYQWTVPTVDTSAFIRISDVESPGLYSQNSFPFYITLQPPPNWNIRKPITTPQGRLMSTYFELHDTGFVYCFGGGENAGSNLNQRFTPVTGTWEQKTPMPIKASSGGAVTVDSKIYVIGGYNNVNFTLNKVQIYRPSTDEWTEGAPMPEPVKADFGISVYNDSLIYIFGGDTGTFNGSKPVNNVRIYNPDEDTWTDATPLPIARAMCAAGIYNNTILVVGSYDRSRFMTTDTIFKGIINPSNPSEITWTHSFFPDGAIARPSAASTKLGIIFVGGDSGFSSNYRGSTFLSLFNEEGNVRKWFPLNSMPTRRTNMGTSLATNGFDSVWAIGGFANGVQLNTNEVLYIPDTLKINRTLDFTNAIPEAYHLYQNYPNPFNPITSIRFELQSSGSVTLKVYNIIGQEMITLVNNNLELGVYETKFDASQIPSGVYFYRLNVVGNNGKIYSETKKMVLLK; via the coding sequence ATGCAGAAAAAATTCTGTCTTTCTCTTTTGTTTTTATTCATACTCGTGCATTTTTCATCATTAGCACAAGTCAACGATATTTTGATTGTCAATGACAATGCGAATTCCGCTTCTGCGCAATTAATAAAACGAGCATTGCTCGATTTAGGAATTTCAGTTGACCTTGTTTCGTTTTCATCTCATAATTCAGCAATCTACAACGATTACAAGTTGGTAATTTGGTCTGCAGGAAGTAATGGAGCGGGAACAATTTTCAATGATGGCAATAAACGGAACGCATTGCTTCAACGCGCACTTTCCGAAAAAAAAGTTTGGGTTGAAGGCGGCGAAGTTGGTTCACGATACCAACTTCATCCCGATTCAAATTTCCGAAGAAAAGTTTTACACATCAGAGACGGAGGATGGGTGAATGATGCAACGAACAATCCACTCTTATTCACTATTGCTAATCATCGAATTTACAATACGCCGTACGTTTTAACACAGCCGATAATATTCAAAACTCCTGCTGCTACAACAGATCGAGATTTATTACGACTTATTCCTAACGATGAAGGAAGAAAAAAAGTCGGCGGATTTACTGCAGATACATTGCAGATGGCAATAAACACTTGGTCATCAAGTCCGAATCCGGCGACTTCGCATACGCTTTTTACTTCGTTCAGTTTTAATGCAATTGAAGATTCTCTTATTGCCAAAAATCTTATACAGAACATTGGAATGTTTTTACTTACTTTGGATAATACTCCTCAAGTTCTTTTGATGAATCCGCGTGATGAAGAAATTTGGCAAGCGGGAACTTCGCAAATTATTCGCTGGGCTAAAAACAAAATTACACACGTTAAACTTGAATATAAATTACGCGGAGAAGCAGATTGGACGTTGATTGCAGATTCCGTTCCTGCTTATCAAAAAGACGAAAACGGAAATGTTCGAATCGAATTAGATGAAACAGGAAATTTTTGGGGAAATTATCAATGGACCGTTCCTACAGTTGATACATCCGCTTTTATACGAATTTCCGATGTAGAAAGTCCCGGTTTATATTCACAAAATAGTTTTCCTTTTTATATTACCTTGCAGCCACCACCGAATTGGAATATCCGAAAACCAATTACAACTCCTCAAGGTCGGTTAATGTCAACATATTTTGAACTTCACGATACGGGATTCGTCTATTGTTTTGGTGGAGGAGAGAATGCCGGTTCTAATTTAAATCAACGCTTTACACCTGTTACAGGTACGTGGGAACAGAAAACTCCAATGCCTATCAAAGCATCTTCAGGAGGGGCAGTTACCGTTGATAGTAAAATCTATGTTATAGGCGGATACAACAATGTGAATTTTACTTTAAATAAAGTGCAGATTTACAGACCTTCAACCGATGAATGGACAGAAGGAGCGCCAATGCCTGAACCGGTAAAAGCGGATTTTGGAATTTCCGTTTATAACGATAGTCTCATTTATATTTTTGGCGGCGATACGGGAACGTTTAACGGTTCGAAACCGGTCAACAATGTTCGTATTTATAATCCCGACGAAGATACGTGGACGGATGCAACACCGCTCCCTATTGCGCGAGCAATGTGCGCCGCAGGAATCTATAACAACACCATTCTTGTCGTTGGAAGTTATGACCGAAGTCGTTTTATGACTACGGATACAATTTTTAAAGGAATCATCAATCCTTCCAATCCTTCGGAAATTACATGGACACATTCGTTTTTCCCTGATGGAGCGATTGCGCGACCAAGCGCGGCTTCTACAAAATTAGGAATTATTTTTGTTGGAGGTGATTCAGGATTTAGCAGTAATTATCGCGGCTCTACATTTCTGAGTTTGTTCAACGAAGAAGGCAACGTACGAAAATGGTTTCCGCTTAATTCAATGCCAACTCGAAGAACCAATATGGGAACGTCGCTTGCAACAAACGGTTTCGATTCTGTTTGGGCGATTGGAGGATTTGCCAATGGAGTTCAGTTGAATACGAATGAAGTGTTATACATTCCGGATACGTTGAAAATTAACAGAACGTTGGATTTTACCAATGCAATTCCTGAAGCGTATCATTTGTATCAAAACTATCCGAATCCATTTAACCCGATTACATCCATTCGATTTGAATTACAATCCTCCGGCTCAGTTACTTTAAAAGTATATAATATAATCGGACAAGAAATGATTACTCTTGTGAATAATAATCTTGAACTAGGAGTCTACGAAACAAAATTTGATGCGTCGCAAATTCCTTCAGGAGTATATTTTTATCGTTTAAATGTTGTTGGTAATAACGGAAAAATATATTCCGAAACGAAGAAGATGGTTTTATTGAAGTAG
- the polX gene encoding DNA polymerase/3'-5' exonuclease PolX yields MTKTDVANILDEIGTLFELKGENKFKCIAFHNVARTISALTLDLNTLVSEGKLTEIKGVGKSIAQDITELVTTGKLKFYEELKNFFPPGITDLLRIQGMGPKKVKILWEKLGIASLQQLKEACEQHKLATLEGFGAKTEENILNGLAMLDKVADKHLYSDALQSAEPVLEFLKTQKGVSRAEVAGSLRRKKEIIGDIDILVSAKKSNVEIIMEAFTSHENVQQVLGKGETKSSVLLKSNIQCDVRVVDDSEFPFALAYFTGSKEHNVEMRTRAKQFGWSLNEYGFSKLESDEHRGKAKQVIKCKNEEDIFNALELQYIPPELRENNNEIEFAVKNNIPTLLEEKDLRGTFHCHTTYSDGKNSLEEMIEAARKLGFEYFGIADHSKVAAYANGLTPQRVKQQHKHIDEVQKKFSEIKIFKGTEVDILKDGSLDFDDKTLATFDYVVASVHSVFKMSEEEMTKRIVKALKNKYVTFLGHSTGRLLMQRDGYPLNTKEVIDVASDYGKGIEINAHPVRLDLDWRWCRYAKEKGVKIPINPDAHSTEEILLVKYGVNVARKGWLEKKDVVNAWNVKEVEKFFLSTRK; encoded by the coding sequence ATGACCAAAACCGACGTTGCAAATATTCTCGATGAAATCGGAACGCTGTTTGAACTGAAAGGCGAAAATAAATTCAAGTGCATTGCTTTTCATAATGTTGCGCGAACAATTTCCGCTCTCACGTTAGATTTGAACACGCTCGTCTCCGAAGGAAAACTCACCGAAATAAAAGGTGTGGGAAAATCCATCGCGCAAGACATTACCGAACTCGTTACAACGGGAAAATTGAAATTCTACGAAGAGTTGAAAAATTTTTTTCCTCCGGGAATTACCGACTTGCTTCGCATTCAAGGAATGGGACCGAAGAAAGTAAAAATTCTCTGGGAGAAACTTGGCATTGCATCGCTCCAACAACTGAAAGAAGCGTGCGAGCAGCATAAACTTGCAACGCTCGAAGGTTTTGGCGCGAAGACGGAAGAAAATATTTTGAACGGACTTGCAATGCTCGATAAAGTTGCGGACAAACATTTATACAGCGATGCGTTGCAATCTGCTGAACCCGTGTTGGAATTTTTGAAAACTCAAAAAGGTGTTTCGCGCGCAGAAGTTGCCGGAAGTTTGCGGAGGAAAAAAGAAATCATCGGTGATATTGATATTCTCGTGAGCGCAAAAAAATCAAATGTTGAAATAATTATGGAGGCGTTTACCTCGCACGAAAACGTTCAGCAAGTGTTGGGAAAAGGCGAAACGAAATCGAGTGTGTTGTTGAAGAGCAATATCCAATGCGATGTGCGTGTGGTTGACGATTCGGAATTTCCGTTTGCGCTTGCGTATTTTACCGGAAGCAAAGAACACAACGTTGAAATGCGAACACGCGCAAAACAATTCGGTTGGAGTTTGAATGAATACGGTTTTTCAAAATTAGAAAGCGATGAACACCGCGGCAAAGCAAAACAGGTAATCAAATGCAAAAACGAAGAGGATATTTTCAACGCGCTTGAGTTGCAATACATTCCTCCAGAGTTACGCGAGAACAACAATGAAATTGAATTTGCAGTGAAAAATAATATTCCGACATTGCTTGAAGAAAAAGATTTGCGCGGAACGTTTCATTGCCACACGACGTACAGCGACGGAAAAAATTCTCTCGAAGAAATGATTGAAGCCGCTCGCAAACTTGGCTTTGAATATTTCGGAATTGCTGACCATTCCAAAGTTGCCGCGTATGCAAATGGATTAACGCCACAACGTGTAAAACAACAGCACAAACATATTGACGAAGTGCAAAAGAAATTTTCCGAAATAAAAATTTTCAAAGGAACGGAAGTTGATATTTTAAAAGATGGCTCGCTCGATTTCGATGACAAAACGCTTGCAACGTTCGATTACGTTGTCGCGTCGGTACATTCCGTTTTCAAAATGAGTGAAGAAGAAATGACGAAACGCATAGTCAAAGCATTGAAGAACAAATACGTTACGTTTCTCGGACATTCGACGGGACGATTGTTAATGCAGCGCGATGGTTATCCGTTGAACACGAAAGAAGTGATTGACGTTGCGAGCGATTACGGAAAAGGAATTGAAATCAACGCTCATCCCGTGCGCTTGGATTTGGATTGGCGTTGGTGCAGATATGCGAAAGAAAAAGGCGTGAAGATTCCCATCAATCCCGACGCACATTCAACGGAAGAAATTTTGCTTGTGAAATACGGAGTGAACGTTGCGCGCAAAGGTTGGCTCGAAAAGAAAGATGTCGTGAATGCGTGGAATGTGAAAGAAGTAGAAAAATTTTTTTTA